The following proteins are co-located in the Desulfonatronum thiodismutans genome:
- a CDS encoding helix-turn-helix transcriptional regulator, with protein sequence MNLYKKIQDIIARHDALQSTLDDLEKLRSTIHHAFGPKSLAVDIQALRSKVVEDSWNELFFLLRIDEPPEDCPEFSLTNVLSCLDEHNVRTGSAASAPPLPADIPQDPDALLRLKHILKIVPVSATTWWNGVKSGRFPQPIELGGKCTAWRRRDVLKLVNSRSTAQGKE encoded by the coding sequence ATGAATCTGTACAAAAAAATTCAAGACATCATAGCCCGCCATGATGCACTACAAAGCACTCTTGATGACCTCGAAAAACTCCGTTCAACCATACATCATGCCTTCGGTCCAAAGAGTTTGGCCGTAGATATTCAGGCACTTCGGAGCAAAGTCGTGGAGGACTCTTGGAACGAGCTGTTCTTCCTCCTAAGAATCGATGAGCCCCCGGAAGACTGCCCAGAATTTTCCTTAACAAATGTCCTGAGCTGCCTCGACGAACATAATGTCCGGACAGGTTCCGCCGCCTCTGCTCCCCCTCTGCCCGCAGACATCCCGCAAGACCCGGATGCACTGCTTCGGCTTAAACACATACTCAAGATCGTGCCCGTATCGGCAACGACGTGGTGGAACGGGGTCAAGAGCGGACGCTTCCCCCAGCCTATCGAATTGGGCGGGAAATGCACGGCCTGGCGGCGGCGGGACGTACTGAAGTTGGTGAATAGCCGGTCCACCGCGCAAGGAAAGGAATAA
- a CDS encoding restriction endonuclease subunit S: MSFPKYPEYKDSGVDWLGEVPSHWSIARTKRLFQIVGGSTPKSDNDLYWDGDIVWITPADLSHLRSFEILDSARRITAEGLASCGTTMVPKGSIVLSTRAPIGSLGISDVGLCTNQGCKCLIAVNIIEPRFYAYMFSIASVQLNIRGKGTTFLELSGDALAAFELVFPPRYEQSVISAFLDRETAKIDALVAEQEKLIDLLKEKRQAVISHAVTKGLDPNVPMKDSGVEWLGEVPEHWAIKRLKHLSPQISVGIVVNPSNYVADEGYPFLYGGDIAEGQVRVDGARRISGEDSKRNGKTQLKQGDIVTVRVGAPGVSAVIPAECEGGNCASVMLIRKGMFNPEWLCFAMNSRMVRYQVELVQYGAAQEQFNISHAVEFLVATPPKEEQDSITDHLLAVISKIDDLIDTSRHAIDLLKERRSALISAAVTGKIDVRGLADVTQ; the protein is encoded by the coding sequence ATGAGCTTTCCGAAGTATCCGGAGTATAAGGACAGTGGAGTTGATTGGTTGGGAGAGGTGCCATCCCATTGGAGTATTGCTCGAACAAAAAGGCTTTTCCAGATTGTTGGTGGTTCAACTCCTAAATCTGACAATGATTTGTATTGGGATGGTGATATCGTATGGATAACACCCGCAGACCTTAGCCATCTACGATCATTTGAAATTTTGGATTCAGCCCGACGCATTACGGCAGAGGGTCTAGCGTCATGTGGCACAACAATGGTCCCAAAGGGAAGCATTGTTTTATCAACTAGGGCTCCAATTGGTTCTCTTGGTATTTCTGATGTTGGACTCTGCACAAACCAAGGCTGTAAATGCCTTATTGCTGTAAATATAATTGAGCCAAGATTCTATGCGTACATGTTCTCCATTGCCTCAGTGCAATTGAACATCAGGGGCAAAGGAACGACTTTTTTGGAGCTTTCTGGAGATGCGTTAGCGGCATTTGAGCTTGTTTTTCCGCCCCGCTATGAACAATCCGTCATCTCCGCCTTCCTAGACCGTGAGACCGCCAAGATCGACGCCCTGGTTGCCGAGCAGGAAAAGCTGATTGACCTCCTCAAGGAGAAGCGGCAGGCGGTCATCTCCCATGCCGTGACCAAGGGGCTTGATCCGAATGTGCCCATGAAGGACAGCGGCGTGGAGTGGTTGGGGGAAGTTCCGGAGCATTGGGCGATCAAGCGCTTAAAGCATCTTAGCCCTCAGATTTCAGTTGGCATCGTAGTCAATCCGAGCAACTATGTAGCAGATGAAGGATATCCTTTTTTGTATGGCGGTGACATCGCGGAGGGGCAGGTCAGGGTTGACGGGGCACGTCGGATCAGTGGAGAGGACAGCAAGAGAAACGGAAAAACTCAACTAAAGCAAGGCGATATCGTCACTGTGCGAGTTGGTGCCCCAGGAGTCTCTGCCGTGATCCCGGCTGAGTGCGAAGGAGGGAACTGTGCCTCCGTGATGCTCATAAGAAAAGGAATGTTCAACCCCGAGTGGTTGTGCTTTGCCATGAACAGCCGCATGGTGCGGTATCAAGTAGAGTTAGTTCAATATGGCGCTGCGCAAGAGCAGTTCAATATCAGTCATGCAGTTGAGTTTTTAGTGGCCACTCCGCCAAAAGAAGAGCAAGACTCAATTACGGACCATCTGCTAGCCGTGATTTCAAAAATTGACGATTTGATCGACACATCCCGACACGCCATAGACCTCCTCAAGGAACGGCGTTCAGCCCTCATCTCCGCCGCCGTGACCGGCAAGATCGACGTGCGAGGACTGGCGGACGTCACGCAGTAA
- a CDS encoding type I restriction-modification system subunit M, translating to MNQQSLSAFIWSVADLLRGDYKQSEYGRVILPFTVLRRLDCVLAPTKQAVLVELENRQKLGINPEPFLLRASRQTFFNTSPLDMKKLMGDQDHIRENLFSYINTFSYAVRDIFERFDFHAQVERLAKCGLLYRVTERFTQFDLHPDVVSNHQMGLVFEELIRKFAELSNETAGEHFTPRDVIRLLVCLIFIEDDDVLSKPGVVRALYDPTSGTGGMLSISGEYLAEHNPKARLTVFGQELNPESFAICKADMLIKGQDVSNIVFGNTLSDDGHSGRYFDYMLSNPPFGVEWKKVEKEVRKEHTTLGFNGRFGPGLPRISDGSMLFLLHLISKMRPVAEGGCRFGIVLNGSPLFTGAAGSGESEIRRYVLENDLLEAIVGLPTDMFYNTGISTYIWIVSNKKPEHRKGLVQLIDASNMWQKMRKSLGSKRKELSEDHIAEITRLFGQFVEAEADGKPISRIFKNTDFGYRTITVERPERDAKGKIVLGQKGKMKGKPMPDSKLRDTENVPLSQDVEEYFKREVLPHAPDAWIDHDKTKVGYEIPFNRHFYVFNPPRPLDMIDADLKLTTDRIKAMIEGLTA from the coding sequence ATGAACCAACAGTCTTTGTCCGCCTTCATCTGGTCCGTCGCTGACCTCTTGAGGGGTGACTACAAGCAGTCTGAATATGGCCGTGTTATTCTACCCTTTACCGTCCTGAGACGCCTTGATTGCGTCCTGGCCCCTACGAAGCAAGCCGTTCTGGTCGAGTTGGAAAACCGCCAAAAGCTGGGCATCAACCCTGAACCCTTTCTGCTAAGGGCTTCTAGACAGACCTTTTTCAACACCTCCCCCCTCGACATGAAGAAGCTCATGGGGGATCAGGATCACATCCGGGAAAACCTCTTCAGCTACATCAATACGTTCTCCTATGCCGTGCGGGATATCTTCGAACGATTTGACTTCCACGCCCAAGTTGAACGCCTCGCCAAATGCGGCCTGCTTTATCGTGTCACCGAGCGCTTCACTCAGTTCGACCTCCACCCTGACGTGGTAAGCAACCACCAGATGGGGCTTGTCTTTGAGGAACTGATTCGGAAGTTCGCCGAGCTTTCAAACGAAACAGCCGGAGAACACTTTACCCCGCGAGATGTTATCCGGCTTCTGGTCTGCCTTATCTTCATCGAAGACGACGATGTTCTGTCCAAGCCTGGCGTGGTCCGCGCACTCTATGACCCAACCTCTGGAACCGGCGGCATGCTGTCCATTTCCGGTGAATATCTTGCCGAGCACAACCCCAAAGCCCGACTGACGGTCTTTGGTCAGGAGTTGAATCCTGAGTCCTTCGCCATCTGCAAGGCGGACATGCTCATCAAGGGCCAGGACGTTTCGAACATCGTTTTTGGCAACACACTCTCCGATGACGGACACAGCGGGAGATATTTCGACTACATGCTCTCCAATCCACCTTTTGGCGTGGAGTGGAAGAAGGTAGAAAAGGAAGTCCGCAAGGAGCACACCACTCTCGGATTTAATGGCCGCTTTGGCCCAGGGCTGCCCAGAATATCCGATGGGTCCATGCTTTTCTTGCTCCACCTCATCAGCAAGATGCGCCCCGTGGCTGAAGGTGGGTGCCGGTTCGGCATCGTCCTCAACGGATCGCCGCTATTTACAGGCGCTGCTGGGAGCGGGGAAAGCGAGATTCGCCGGTATGTCCTGGAGAACGATCTTCTGGAAGCCATCGTCGGATTGCCCACGGACATGTTCTACAACACCGGCATCAGCACCTACATATGGATCGTCAGCAACAAGAAACCTGAACACCGAAAAGGACTTGTCCAACTCATTGATGCCTCGAATATGTGGCAGAAGATGCGCAAAAGCCTGGGCAGCAAGCGCAAGGAACTGTCCGAGGATCACATTGCCGAGATCACCCGGCTTTTCGGCCAATTTGTGGAGGCTGAGGCTGACGGCAAGCCCATCAGCCGGATATTCAAGAACACCGACTTCGGCTACCGCACCATCACCGTAGAGCGTCCGGAGCGCGACGCGAAAGGCAAGATCGTCCTGGGCCAGAAGGGTAAGATGAAGGGCAAGCCCATGCCGGACTCAAAGCTTAGGGACACCGAGAACGTACCATTGAGCCAGGATGTGGAGGAATACTTCAAGCGGGAAGTCCTGCCCCATGCCCCGGATGCCTGGATCGACCACGACAAGACAAAGGTGGGTTACGAGATACCGTTCAACAGGCACTTCTACGTTTTCAATCCGCCCCGGCCCTTGGACATGATTGATGCTGACTTGAAGCTAACCACGGACAGAATCAAGGCGATGATCGAGGGGCTGACGGCATGA
- a CDS encoding PHD finger domain-containing protein: MESIKFEFVKAAGFTRHHCHICGGTTEKSSILTEVTLGEYEGLRVCERCVEERDFDAKIKEQADWLEARARKLRTLLGRLVVPTYEEWRAAEVLADWEICRSVHPPCPCPPPGMATRHSEQGRRSRHEEPELGSGRADALNLADFARRRK; this comes from the coding sequence ATGGAATCCATTAAGTTTGAATTCGTGAAGGCGGCTGGTTTTACGCGGCATCATTGCCACATTTGCGGCGGAACCACTGAAAAATCATCCATTTTGACCGAAGTCACCCTGGGCGAATACGAGGGACTTCGCGTTTGTGAACGGTGCGTAGAGGAGCGTGATTTTGACGCGAAGATCAAGGAACAGGCTGACTGGCTCGAAGCCAGAGCGCGAAAATTGCGAACTCTCCTCGGCAGGCTTGTTGTCCCGACCTACGAGGAGTGGCGAGCAGCGGAGGTGCTCGCGGATTGGGAGATTTGCCGCTCTGTCCATCCCCCATGTCCTTGTCCGCCCCCAGGAATGGCAACGCGGCATTCTGAGCAAGGGCGACGGTCCAGACACGAAGAGCCAGAGCTTGGCAGCGGCAGGGCGGATGCCCTTAACCTTGCGGACTTCGCACGAAGGAGGAAGTAA
- a CDS encoding DUF5681 domain-containing protein yields the protein MTQEPDKAEKKQGGRTRFKPGQSGNPQGRKLGSRNRVSVMVDELFEGEAQAIAQAAIQKAKEGDSAMLKALLDRICPPRKERPITLDLPSLVDATAIPDATRAIIEAATKGELEPGQAVTMIQAISGHLKAIEISTLESRLSRLEEQQGG from the coding sequence ATGACTCAAGAACCTGACAAAGCAGAAAAAAAACAGGGCGGGCGTACCCGTTTCAAGCCGGGACAATCGGGCAACCCCCAGGGGCGGAAACTCGGGTCACGCAACCGGGTTTCTGTTATGGTGGATGAGTTGTTTGAGGGTGAGGCCCAGGCGATTGCGCAGGCGGCTATCCAGAAGGCCAAGGAGGGCGATTCTGCTATGCTCAAGGCCTTGCTTGACCGGATATGCCCGCCAAGAAAAGAACGGCCCATCACCCTTGATCTTCCCTCCCTGGTGGACGCCACGGCCATTCCCGACGCTACGCGGGCGATCATCGAGGCGGCGACAAAAGGCGAGCTTGAACCCGGGCAAGCGGTGACAATGATCCAGGCCATAAGCGGACACCTTAAGGCCATTGAAATTTCGACACTGGAGAGCAGGTTATCACGGCTCGAAGAGCAGCAGGGAGGTTGA
- a CDS encoding DEAD/DEAH box helicase, which produces MQMILTNSATVVGLPPGPVREKIKARLTIVNPARIEAAKRGRYCAHLPRQLCFYEETPDSLTVPRGFAREAWRVLAAHGFRPEIIDNRLTLAPVDFVFRGRLRDYQQAAMDALAPYSDAVLQSPTGSGKTTFALAMIANRKQPALVVVHTSALLEQWADRIEQFLGIQAGLIGNGKGLVRDVTVTTAQSAKNRLGNLVGCFGMVVVDEAHRTPCSTFSQVASSFPAKYRLGVTATPQRRDAMTPALHYHLGPLVHRVDDGILVEQGAVLRPEIEIHETGFRYGYRDDFAAMVQTMIEDEPRNRLILDVIRKASKPVLCVSDRVEHIERLAAMCNGGHGRVAVMHGKTPTTERQSITANLEKGGVDVLFATSALIGEGYDAKGLCSLVLASPVRWSGKLIQLCGRVLRPSPGKVAVILDIVDPLQPILAHQAKTRMAVYRKEYGFDINNSNQE; this is translated from the coding sequence ATGCAAATGATTTTGACCAACTCCGCGACAGTGGTCGGACTCCCTCCCGGACCGGTCCGGGAGAAAATCAAGGCTCGGCTGACCATTGTGAACCCGGCCAGAATCGAGGCGGCGAAACGTGGGCGGTATTGCGCTCACCTGCCTCGGCAACTTTGTTTCTACGAGGAAACGCCGGATTCTCTCACCGTTCCCCGAGGCTTTGCCCGCGAAGCCTGGCGCGTGCTGGCGGCTCACGGGTTTAGACCGGAGATCATCGACAACCGGCTGACCCTGGCCCCGGTGGACTTTGTTTTTCGAGGGCGGCTTCGGGATTACCAGCAAGCAGCCATGGATGCTCTGGCCCCTTATTCCGACGCGGTTCTTCAAAGTCCCACGGGTTCCGGGAAGACCACGTTTGCCCTGGCCATGATTGCCAATCGTAAGCAACCGGCCCTGGTGGTTGTTCACACCTCGGCACTTCTCGAGCAATGGGCGGATCGCATCGAGCAATTCTTGGGCATCCAGGCCGGGCTTATCGGCAACGGCAAGGGCTTGGTCCGCGATGTAACTGTTACAACGGCTCAGAGCGCCAAAAACCGCTTGGGCAACCTTGTGGGCTGCTTCGGTATGGTCGTGGTGGATGAGGCGCATAGAACCCCGTGCAGCACATTCTCACAGGTGGCTTCATCGTTCCCGGCAAAGTATCGCCTTGGGGTGACTGCAACCCCCCAGCGACGCGACGCCATGACACCGGCCCTGCATTATCACCTTGGCCCGCTGGTCCATCGTGTTGACGATGGCATACTCGTTGAACAGGGCGCGGTGCTTCGGCCTGAAATCGAAATCCACGAAACGGGGTTCCGGTACGGATATCGGGATGACTTCGCGGCCATGGTGCAAACCATGATCGAGGATGAACCCCGTAACCGGCTGATCCTGGACGTGATCCGCAAGGCTTCAAAGCCGGTGCTCTGCGTTTCAGACCGGGTGGAGCACATCGAGCGATTGGCCGCTATGTGCAACGGCGGGCATGGCCGAGTGGCCGTCATGCACGGCAAGACCCCGACCACGGAGCGGCAGTCCATTACCGCGAACTTGGAGAAAGGCGGCGTGGACGTGCTGTTCGCAACTTCGGCCTTGATTGGCGAAGGGTACGACGCCAAAGGGCTTTGCTCCCTGGTGCTGGCTTCCCCGGTACGCTGGAGCGGCAAATTGATTCAGCTTTGCGGGCGGGTATTGCGGCCATCACCAGGAAAGGTTGCGGTCATTCTTGATATCGTTGATCCGCTTCAACCTATCCTGGCGCATCAGGCCAAAACCAGAATGGCCGTGTACCGCAAGGAATACGGTTTCGACATCAACAATTCAAATCAGGAGTAA
- a CDS encoding integration host factor subunit alpha, whose translation MSTLTKAEIIDAVYDKTDRTRGEARKYVESLISIMKTAIVRDHALLISGFGKFEAYAKKARKGRNPATDKPITLEARKVVVFRLSKKFRDELN comes from the coding sequence ATGAGCACCCTGACAAAAGCGGAAATCATAGACGCAGTATACGATAAGACTGATCGTACCCGTGGCGAGGCCAGGAAGTACGTTGAGTCTCTTATCTCAATTATGAAGACCGCAATAGTTCGCGATCACGCCCTGTTGATCTCAGGCTTCGGCAAGTTCGAGGCATATGCCAAGAAGGCCAGGAAGGGCCGCAACCCGGCTACTGATAAGCCAATAACTCTTGAGGCGAGGAAGGTGGTCGTGTTTCGGTTGTCGAAGAAGTTTCGGGATGAGTTGAATTAA